In Halovivax gelatinilyticus, the following are encoded in one genomic region:
- a CDS encoding SDR family NAD(P)-dependent oxidoreductase, producing MTRGAIVVGASSGIGEALVRTLAERGYDVGLAARRTDRLNEIASEIPTTAHVATMDVTETDSARETFFALAERMGRVDLVVVSAGVGELNRSLEWEPASETVAVNVRGFTAIASAAMAYFETRAEAPTDGSNRRYDGHLVGISSVAARFGNPGAPTYNASKAYVSRYLEGLRTRQETRPTNVTITTVEPGFVDTEMAMGETLFWMSSPETAAAQIATAIEKRRSHVFVTRRWRLVAWLFEVLPEPIVRRLLT from the coding sequence ATGACTCGCGGTGCGATCGTCGTCGGGGCGTCATCGGGGATCGGCGAAGCGCTCGTTCGAACGCTCGCCGAGCGGGGATACGACGTCGGATTGGCGGCCCGGCGGACCGACCGTCTGAACGAGATCGCCTCCGAAATCCCGACGACGGCGCACGTGGCCACGATGGACGTGACCGAAACCGACTCGGCCCGGGAGACCTTCTTCGCCCTGGCCGAACGAATGGGGCGGGTCGACCTCGTCGTCGTCAGCGCTGGCGTTGGCGAACTAAATCGATCCCTGGAATGGGAACCGGCGAGCGAGACGGTCGCGGTGAACGTCCGCGGCTTTACGGCGATCGCGTCGGCGGCGATGGCCTACTTCGAAACCCGCGCCGAAGCGCCGACCGACGGGTCGAACCGCCGGTACGACGGCCATCTCGTCGGAATTTCCTCCGTAGCGGCGCGCTTCGGTAATCCCGGTGCACCGACGTACAACGCCTCGAAGGCGTACGTCTCGCGATACCTCGAGGGGTTGCGCACGCGACAGGAGACGCGGCCGACGAACGTGACGATCACGACGGTCGAACCCGGGTTCGTCGACACCGAGATGGCGATGGGCGAGACCCTGTTCTGGATGAGTTCGCCGGAGACGGCTGCTGCCCAGATCGCTACCGCGATCGAGAAGCGACGATCGCACGTCTTCGTCACCCGCCGGTGGCGACTGGTCGCCTGGCTGTTCGAGGTGCTCCCGGAACCGATCGTCAGACGGCTGCTCACGTAG
- a CDS encoding glutamate--tRNA ligase: MDDEVRDRVEREAEKHALLNAVKHDSEADVGAIMGPLMGENPEFRPHGGEIPGIVGPVVSEVNGLDPADRRARIEELAPEELAEIQAEDEGDEHTLPELPNADDYDEVRMRCAPNPNGPWHVGHARMPAVIGTYRDRYDGWFCVRFDDTDPETKRPDLDAYDAILEDVEYLGFEPDDVFRASDRVETYYDHARELIDLGGAYTCTCPGEEFSELKNSAEACPHREKDPETVSEEFEEMVEGAYESGEIVLRIRTDIEHKNPALRDWVAFRMVDTPHPREEASEYRCWPMLDFQSGIDDHLLGVTHIIRGIDLQDSAKRQRFVYDYFDWEYPEVVHWGHVQLDAYDVPMSTSSIKELIDDGELDGWDDPRAPTIGSLRRRGIRGEAITEAMIGLGTSTSDVDLAMSTIYANNRELIDDESDRRFFVRDGTELPLGGSPPGEATPPVHPDHDRGVREIPVGDAVRLEPADVPDRQERVWLKGLGCFQYTRDTLQYTGADIEVVREDDVDVVHWVPAEENAPVTMRTPEGDVTGHAEPGVGSLPTDEVVQFVRVGFARIDAHEADETVTYFTHP, translated from the coding sequence ATGGACGACGAGGTACGCGACCGGGTCGAGCGTGAGGCCGAAAAGCACGCGCTCTTGAACGCGGTCAAGCACGATAGCGAGGCGGACGTCGGGGCGATCATGGGCCCGCTCATGGGAGAGAACCCGGAGTTTCGACCGCACGGCGGGGAGATTCCGGGAATCGTCGGACCGGTTGTGTCCGAGGTCAACGGGCTCGATCCTGCCGACCGTCGGGCGAGAATCGAGGAACTCGCCCCCGAGGAACTGGCCGAGATCCAGGCCGAAGACGAGGGCGACGAACACACCCTTCCGGAACTGCCGAACGCCGACGACTACGACGAGGTTCGGATGCGGTGTGCGCCGAATCCCAACGGGCCGTGGCACGTCGGGCACGCGCGCATGCCGGCTGTCATCGGCACCTACCGGGATCGGTACGACGGCTGGTTCTGCGTTCGGTTCGACGATACCGACCCGGAGACCAAGCGACCGGACCTCGACGCTTACGATGCGATCCTCGAAGACGTCGAGTATCTCGGATTCGAACCGGACGACGTCTTCCGGGCGAGCGACCGCGTCGAGACGTACTACGACCACGCTCGGGAGCTGATCGATCTCGGCGGGGCCTACACGTGTACCTGTCCGGGAGAAGAGTTTAGCGAGCTGAAAAACAGCGCCGAGGCGTGCCCCCACCGCGAGAAGGACCCGGAAACCGTCAGCGAGGAGTTCGAGGAGATGGTCGAGGGAGCCTACGAGAGCGGCGAGATCGTCCTCCGGATCAGAACCGATATCGAGCACAAGAACCCGGCGCTTCGAGACTGGGTCGCTTTCCGCATGGTCGATACGCCGCACCCGCGGGAGGAAGCGAGCGAGTACCGATGCTGGCCGATGCTCGATTTCCAGTCTGGAATCGACGATCACCTACTCGGGGTGACACACATCATCCGCGGGATCGACCTTCAGGACTCGGCCAAGCGCCAGCGGTTCGTCTACGACTACTTCGACTGGGAGTACCCCGAGGTGGTCCACTGGGGCCACGTCCAGCTCGACGCGTACGACGTTCCGATGAGCACCTCCTCGATCAAGGAACTGATCGACGACGGCGAGCTGGACGGCTGGGACGATCCGCGCGCGCCGACGATCGGCAGCCTCCGACGGCGAGGAATCCGCGGAGAGGCGATCACCGAAGCCATGATCGGTCTCGGCACGTCGACGAGCGACGTCGATCTCGCGATGAGTACGATCTACGCGAACAACCGCGAACTGATCGACGACGAGAGTGACCGGCGCTTTTTCGTTCGCGACGGGACCGAACTACCCCTTGGCGGCAGCCCGCCCGGAGAGGCGACTCCCCCGGTACACCCGGACCACGACCGGGGCGTCCGCGAGATCCCGGTCGGCGACGCCGTCAGACTCGAACCGGCGGACGTCCCGGATCGACAGGAACGCGTCTGGCTCAAAGGGCTGGGCTGTTTCCAGTACACGCGTGATACGTTACAGTACACGGGAGCGGACATCGAGGTGGTCCGGGAGGACGACGTCGACGTCGTTCACTGGGTGCCAGCCGAGGAGAACGCGCCGGTGACGATGCGGACGCCGGAGGGCGACGTCACGGGGCACGCGGAACCCGGCGTCGGGTCGCTCCCGACCGACGAGGTCGTTCAGTTCGTCCGGGTCGGATTCGCCAGAATCGACGCCCACGAGGCCGACGAGACGGTGACGTACTTCACCCACCCCTGA
- the idsA3 gene encoding geranylfarnesyl diphosphate synthase, giving the protein MTTQEAREETVLEAVRERRELVNEAIPDELPIRKPERLYEASRYLLDAGGKRLRPSVLLVVAEALADVDPLSQPYRTFPAPDGSGPVDVLAAGVSVEVIQSFTLIHDDIMDDDDLRRGVPAVHREYDLETAILAGDTLYSKAFEIMLETGATTDRTVRALDVLANTCTQICEGQSLDVQFEERDAVTTAEYLEMVEQKTAVLYAASAALPAVLLGADDETIDALYGYGLDIGRGFQIHDDVLDLTVPSETLGKQRGSDLVENKQTLITVHAREQGVDVDSLVDTDDVDAVTEAEIDAAVAELEAVGSIEYARQTARDLVSQGTERLDVLPDNEARSLLRELAYYLVERGY; this is encoded by the coding sequence ATGACGACCCAAGAGGCACGCGAAGAGACGGTGCTCGAAGCGGTTCGCGAGCGACGCGAACTGGTGAACGAGGCGATTCCGGACGAACTGCCGATTCGCAAACCGGAACGGCTCTACGAGGCGTCGCGATACCTGCTCGACGCCGGTGGAAAACGCCTTCGCCCGTCGGTTCTGCTGGTCGTCGCAGAGGCGCTCGCCGACGTCGATCCGCTCTCACAGCCCTACCGTACGTTTCCCGCGCCGGATGGAAGCGGGCCGGTCGACGTCCTCGCGGCGGGCGTCAGCGTCGAGGTGATTCAGTCGTTCACGCTGATCCACGACGACATCATGGACGACGACGACCTCCGACGGGGCGTACCGGCCGTTCACCGGGAGTACGATCTCGAAACGGCGATCCTGGCAGGCGATACGCTCTACTCGAAGGCGTTCGAGATCATGCTCGAGACGGGCGCGACGACCGACCGGACGGTTCGCGCCCTCGACGTCCTCGCGAACACCTGCACGCAGATCTGTGAGGGACAATCGCTCGACGTCCAGTTCGAAGAGCGCGACGCGGTCACGACCGCAGAGTACCTGGAGATGGTAGAGCAGAAGACGGCGGTTCTTTACGCGGCTTCGGCCGCGCTTCCCGCCGTACTACTCGGTGCCGACGACGAGACGATCGACGCCCTCTACGGCTACGGGCTCGACATCGGTCGTGGCTTTCAGATCCACGACGACGTTCTCGATTTGACGGTCCCGAGCGAGACGCTCGGCAAACAGCGAGGCAGCGATCTCGTCGAGAACAAGCAGACGCTGATAACGGTCCACGCCCGCGAACAGGGCGTCGACGTCGACTCGCTCGTCGACACCGACGACGTCGACGCGGTGACGGAAGCGGAGATCGACGCCGCGGTGGCCGAACTGGAAGCGGTCGGGAGTATCGAGTACGCCCGGCAGACAGCCCGTGACCTCGTCTCTCAGGGAACCGAACGGCTCGACGTCCTCCCCGATAACGAGGCTCGCTCGCTCCTCCGCGAGCTGGCGTACTACCTCGTCGAACGGGGCTACTGA
- a CDS encoding ribonuclease J — MEIEIATIGGYEEVGRQMTAVRAGNDVVIFDMGLNLSQVLIHDNVETERMHSLDLIDMGAIPDDRVMSDLEGDVQAIVPTHGHLDHIGAISKLAHRYNAPVVATPFTIELVKQQIEGEQKFGVENDLIKMDPGESMTIGDHGVELEFVNVTHSIIDAINPVLHTPEGAIVYGLDKRMDHSPVIGDPIDMERFREIGREDEGVLCYIEDCTNANKKGRTPSESVAREHLRDVLYSMEDYDGGIVATTFSSHISRVTSLVEFAEDIGRQPVLLGRSMEKYSGTAERLDFVDFPSDLGMFGHRKSVDRTFKRIMNEGKENFLPVVTGHQGEPRAMLTRMARGETPYELDDGDKVVFSARVIPEPTNEGQRYQAEKLLGMQGARIYDDIHVSGHLNQEGHYQMLDALQPQNVIPAHQDLKGLSGYVNLCENEGYKMGRDVHVSRNGNLIKLVE; from the coding sequence ATGGAAATAGAAATTGCAACGATAGGCGGTTACGAGGAAGTTGGACGGCAGATGACTGCCGTCCGCGCGGGTAACGACGTGGTCATTTTCGACATGGGACTGAACCTCTCGCAGGTTCTGATCCACGACAACGTCGAGACCGAGCGAATGCACAGTCTCGATCTGATCGACATGGGCGCAATTCCCGACGACCGGGTCATGTCCGACCTGGAGGGTGACGTTCAGGCGATCGTCCCGACGCACGGTCACTTAGACCACATCGGCGCGATCTCGAAGCTGGCTCACCGGTACAACGCGCCCGTCGTCGCGACGCCGTTTACGATCGAACTCGTCAAACAGCAGATCGAGGGCGAACAGAAGTTCGGCGTCGAAAACGACCTGATCAAGATGGATCCCGGCGAGTCGATGACGATCGGCGATCACGGGGTCGAACTCGAATTCGTCAACGTCACTCACTCGATCATCGACGCCATCAACCCAGTCCTCCACACGCCGGAAGGGGCGATCGTCTACGGACTCGACAAGCGCATGGATCACTCGCCAGTTATCGGCGACCCGATCGACATGGAGCGCTTTCGCGAAATCGGTCGCGAAGACGAGGGCGTCCTCTGTTACATCGAAGACTGTACTAACGCGAACAAGAAGGGACGAACTCCCTCGGAGAGCGTCGCGCGCGAGCACCTGCGAGACGTCCTCTACAGCATGGAAGACTACGACGGCGGCATCGTCGCGACGACCTTCTCGAGTCACATTTCGCGGGTTACCTCGCTCGTCGAGTTCGCCGAAGACATCGGCCGACAGCCGGTCCTCCTCGGTCGGTCGATGGAGAAGTACTCCGGGACGGCAGAGCGCCTCGATTTCGTCGACTTCCCGTCGGATCTCGGTATGTTCGGCCACCGAAAGTCCGTCGACCGCACGTTCAAACGCATCATGAACGAGGGCAAGGAGAACTTCTTGCCGGTCGTTACGGGCCACCAGGGCGAACCGCGGGCGATGTTGACCCGGATGGCTCGCGGCGAGACGCCGTACGAACTGGACGACGGCGACAAAGTCGTCTTCTCCGCGCGAGTTATCCCGGAGCCGACGAACGAGGGACAGCGCTATCAGGCGGAGAAGCTGCTCGGCATGCAGGGGGCGCGCATCTACGACGACATCCACGTCTCCGGTCACCTGAACCAGGAGGGTCACTACCAGATGCTGGATGCGCTCCAGCCCCAGAACGTTATCCCGGCCCACCAGGACCTGAAAGGCCTGTCGGGCTACGTAAATCTCTGTGAGAACGAGGGGTACAAGATGGGTCGCGACGTTCACGTCTCGCGAAACGGCAACCTGATCAAACTGGTCGAGTGA